A genome region from Leifsonia sp. Root112D2 includes the following:
- a CDS encoding ABC transporter substrate-binding protein, which yields MVTKKRLITRIAAVSVAALLTASFAACTSSNGSSGGTDAKAGKNILIGMNSGLVPQFERYAKEFEKTHKGFKVTVKAVPDAQPEYIQQLVTQGLSKSLPDIIFNYDTLNQTLNANHLLYDIKPWLDEGHDGLKASAFIPAFLDQYKVGKTITGLPVSADTSVVTVHTALFEKYGVPVPTADWTTDDMYAAAKAITEKSGGKVYGIKTPIGDGSAVFTFYPTLVAYGSNLYDPDTKKFIFANEGGLKAWKEVLLPYTEKFGTPYSLATNNTLFESNQDAMGVGSTAGVAGLRVKMKDAWDVLPAPTVNGKSGTGGGSYSLSISAKSDNKEGAYQFMAWFYSTDGGLKAAQPDGVIPPTKEGIDSGAWLTEAPPVPPSFVATIKASVPKAILPNTIPDDVQPKVVPALQTALQQVVLKGVSIEKAYTAAQDQLNALLK from the coding sequence GTGGTCACCAAAAAACGCCTCATCACCCGGATCGCAGCAGTGTCCGTCGCGGCGCTGCTCACAGCGAGTTTCGCCGCGTGCACCAGCAGCAATGGAAGCAGCGGTGGCACAGACGCCAAAGCGGGCAAGAACATCCTGATCGGCATGAACTCGGGCCTGGTTCCGCAGTTCGAGCGGTATGCGAAGGAGTTCGAGAAGACCCACAAGGGCTTCAAGGTCACCGTGAAGGCGGTGCCAGACGCTCAGCCGGAATACATCCAGCAGCTCGTCACCCAGGGACTCAGCAAGTCCCTGCCCGACATCATCTTCAACTACGACACGCTGAACCAGACGCTCAACGCGAACCACCTGCTCTACGACATCAAGCCGTGGCTCGATGAGGGTCACGACGGACTCAAGGCTTCCGCCTTCATTCCGGCCTTCCTCGACCAGTACAAGGTGGGCAAAACCATCACCGGCCTCCCGGTGAGTGCAGATACCAGCGTCGTCACCGTGCACACGGCGCTCTTCGAGAAGTACGGCGTTCCCGTTCCGACGGCCGACTGGACCACCGACGACATGTACGCCGCGGCGAAGGCGATCACCGAGAAGTCCGGCGGAAAGGTGTACGGCATCAAGACGCCGATCGGCGACGGCAGCGCCGTCTTCACCTTCTACCCGACACTGGTCGCCTACGGGAGCAACCTCTACGACCCCGACACGAAGAAGTTCATCTTCGCGAACGAGGGCGGCCTCAAGGCCTGGAAGGAAGTCCTTCTCCCGTACACGGAGAAGTTCGGCACGCCGTACTCGCTTGCGACCAACAACACCCTGTTCGAGAGCAACCAGGATGCGATGGGAGTCGGCTCAACGGCCGGCGTCGCGGGTCTGCGGGTGAAGATGAAGGACGCCTGGGATGTTCTTCCTGCACCGACGGTGAACGGCAAGTCGGGCACCGGCGGTGGTTCATACTCGCTCTCCATCAGCGCGAAGTCGGACAACAAAGAGGGCGCATACCAGTTCATGGCGTGGTTCTACTCGACCGATGGCGGCCTGAAGGCCGCACAGCCCGACGGCGTCATCCCCCCCACCAAGGAGGGCATCGACAGCGGCGCCTGGCTGACCGAGGCACCCCCGGTTCCGCCGAGCTTCGTCGCGACCATCAAGGCATCCGTTCCGAAGGCCATCCTGCCGAACACCATCCCGGATGACGTGCAGCCGAAGGTCGTGCCCGCCCTGCAGACCGCACTCCAGCAGGTGGTGCTCAAGGGCGTGTCGATTGAGAAGGCGTACACGGCCGCGCAGGACCAGCTGAACGCTCTGCTGAAGTAG
- a CDS encoding carbohydrate ABC transporter permease → MTVLETKRGADATRRHPRSSPRKKSKYRKADAASAWLLLAPVLVLFILFIIIPTIVGIGMSFYEWNFFDTPTFVGLANFAKLATDSAAWNSLGVTLLFVVLGVVPTIAIGFMLAVLINANMPGVGILRVLYFVPVVLSVAVSAVLWAFIYDPRQGPIGSLLRLLGLPPVDILNDSTLALPALVLMMIWLALPIVIILYLAGLQRVPEDIYSAAALDGAGPWRTLWQITWPNVASTTFVVAILQIVNYVASSLDVSLIMTNGGPLGATTALSLYAYRQAFSNQDVGYASVLSVVQMVIIVAVIGFSRLMTRRLSR, encoded by the coding sequence TTGACCGTCCTCGAGACCAAGCGGGGTGCCGACGCCACGCGCCGGCACCCCCGGTCATCACCTCGCAAAAAGTCCAAGTATCGCAAAGCCGATGCAGCGTCGGCCTGGCTGCTGCTCGCCCCGGTTCTCGTCCTCTTCATTCTGTTCATCATCATTCCCACCATCGTGGGCATCGGGATGAGCTTCTACGAGTGGAACTTCTTCGACACTCCCACCTTCGTCGGCTTGGCGAACTTCGCGAAGCTCGCCACCGATTCGGCGGCGTGGAACTCCCTGGGAGTCACCCTGCTCTTCGTGGTCCTCGGCGTCGTTCCGACAATCGCCATCGGCTTCATGCTGGCCGTTCTGATCAACGCGAACATGCCCGGCGTCGGCATTCTGCGGGTGCTCTACTTCGTGCCCGTCGTGCTCTCCGTCGCCGTCTCCGCGGTGCTCTGGGCCTTCATCTACGACCCTCGGCAGGGGCCGATCGGGTCGCTGCTGCGCCTATTGGGCCTGCCCCCCGTTGACATCCTCAACGACAGCACACTGGCCCTGCCGGCGCTGGTGCTCATGATGATCTGGCTGGCCCTGCCGATCGTGATCATCCTGTACCTTGCCGGGCTGCAGCGCGTTCCCGAGGACATCTACTCGGCCGCTGCCCTCGATGGCGCAGGCCCGTGGCGCACGCTGTGGCAGATCACCTGGCCGAACGTGGCATCCACGACCTTCGTGGTGGCGATTCTCCAAATCGTCAACTACGTGGCCAGCTCTCTCGACGTATCACTGATCATGACCAACGGCGGGCCACTCGGCGCGACGACCGCCCTCAGCCTCTACGCGTACCGGCAGGCCTTCTCCAACCAGGATGTCGGCTACGCCAGCGTGCTCTCCGTGGTCCAGATGGTCATCATCGTCGCCGTCATCGGCTTCAGCCGCCTCATGACCAGGAGACTCTCACGATGA
- a CDS encoding carbohydrate ABC transporter permease, protein MKPARLRIGRYSTIILLGLVIAFPMLYLLSGSLMSFSDIAQYPPRLFPTTPIWDNFVQAWSYLTPRTIFNTFAFVGSVLLIQLAICLPAGFALSKIRFRGSNIVFGLFLVPVLLPTNLLLIPTFVVTLQLGLVGTFLGLVLPIAGQASVGVLLFRQFFSTLPDGLIEAARVDGANWFRTFYSIALPLARPIIAAYSVVTFLTAWNLYIWPLLVAPGEQTKVLTLALAPLATTQFSNISPSVGFAAAVIAMVPVLVVFVVFQKWFTRGIAGTGLE, encoded by the coding sequence ATGAAACCCGCCCGTTTACGCATTGGCCGCTACTCGACGATCATCCTGCTCGGCCTGGTCATCGCCTTCCCGATGCTGTATCTGCTCTCGGGTTCACTGATGTCGTTCAGCGACATTGCGCAGTATCCGCCGAGGCTCTTCCCGACCACGCCGATCTGGGACAACTTCGTGCAGGCCTGGAGCTATCTCACCCCACGAACGATTTTCAACACCTTCGCCTTCGTTGGCAGCGTTCTGCTCATCCAGCTGGCCATCTGCCTGCCGGCGGGGTTCGCGCTGTCGAAGATCAGGTTCCGCGGCTCCAACATCGTGTTCGGACTCTTCCTCGTGCCCGTGCTGCTGCCGACCAACCTGCTCCTGATCCCGACATTCGTTGTCACCCTGCAGCTCGGGCTCGTCGGCACGTTCCTGGGACTGGTCCTTCCGATCGCCGGGCAGGCATCGGTGGGAGTGCTGCTGTTCCGACAGTTCTTCTCCACGCTTCCCGATGGCCTGATCGAGGCGGCGCGGGTCGACGGCGCCAACTGGTTCCGAACGTTCTACAGCATCGCTTTACCACTGGCGCGACCGATCATCGCGGCGTACTCGGTCGTCACCTTTCTCACCGCCTGGAATCTCTACATCTGGCCGCTGCTCGTCGCGCCGGGAGAGCAGACCAAGGTGCTGACGCTCGCGCTCGCGCCGCTCGCCACGACGCAGTTCTCGAACATCTCGCCATCCGTCGGATTCGCCGCCGCCGTCATCGCGATGGTGCCCGTGCTTGTCGTCTTCGTGGTGTTCCAGAAGTGGTTCACCCGCGGTATCGCCGGCACAGGACTCGAGTAG
- a CDS encoding alpha-L-rhamnosidase, with protein MNRDSAQDAVRAGVRIDGPIRFEQSNPSDRMPPGHPPVTFVGVPRPRLSWRIDSAPSGWRQRGAEIEASYPDGSTVVVPLEGDGQILVDWPFTPLGSRDRAVLRVRVSGTNGWSSWSPSAAVEASLLHPADWSAHWITPVAGADSADPAPLLATTFAVDPGLLRARLHVTALGIVVPHLNGERVSEDHFTPGWTTYDKLIRFRSYDVRALLGEGENELSALLGNGWYRGRIASLPIHRAQSYGDRLGLLAQLELEYADGRRVTIGTDENWRTAPSRILANDFYDGQTTELRMPARPPLQAPVERLHAEVGRLDLAVAPPVRELEAIAPVTLLDGSPAVIADFGRNLVGWVRLRVTAPAGTTVTIRHAEVLDGGALSIRPLRSAEATDRYILAGHAGELLEPVFTYHGFRYAEISGLPPEAIVELEAVSLGSALTRTGWFECSDPALSQLHQNVVNSMIGNFLDVPTDCPQRDERLGWTGDIQVFAPTASTLFDVSSFLGGWLESLALDQLPDGTVPAVVPRVFPEETTLAGWGDAAVVVPWVLYQRYGDTGVLRRQYASMVAWVERVRILAGPELLWRGGQQLGDWLDPLAPPNDPAAAQADPDVVATAYFFHSVDLLSQSAAALGLGDDERRYATLAERIRSAFSAAYVHDDGRITSDCQTVYAMALAWEMIDDAAVRSRSGERLAELVESQGFTVATGFLGTPVVLLALSLAGRTDDAYRMLTTRAFPSWLYAVDLGATTIWERWDSLLPDGSVNPGEMTSFNHYAFGAVANWMHRTIGGLTSLAPACRTVRVAPVPGAGLTSAVMSYDSPYGRITAGWKLVERRFELELRVPVGVTATVELPDGAVISAVEHGSYSYATEVDAAAPAA; from the coding sequence ATGAACAGGGACTCCGCGCAGGACGCGGTGCGTGCCGGCGTGCGCATCGATGGCCCGATCCGGTTCGAACAGTCGAACCCGTCGGATCGGATGCCACCAGGGCACCCCCCGGTCACCTTCGTCGGTGTTCCCCGCCCCCGGCTCAGTTGGCGCATCGACAGCGCTCCCAGCGGATGGCGACAACGCGGTGCCGAAATCGAGGCGAGCTATCCAGACGGCAGCACCGTCGTCGTGCCGCTGGAAGGCGACGGGCAGATTCTCGTCGATTGGCCGTTCACGCCGCTCGGCTCGCGAGACCGGGCAGTGCTGCGGGTGCGCGTCTCCGGCACGAACGGCTGGAGCTCCTGGAGCCCGAGCGCCGCCGTTGAGGCCTCCCTGCTGCACCCCGCCGACTGGTCGGCACACTGGATCACCCCGGTCGCCGGTGCGGACTCCGCTGATCCGGCGCCACTTCTGGCAACCACCTTCGCGGTGGACCCCGGCCTCCTGCGCGCCCGATTGCACGTGACGGCGCTCGGCATCGTGGTGCCACACCTCAACGGCGAGCGGGTGTCGGAGGATCACTTCACCCCGGGGTGGACGACGTACGACAAGCTCATCCGCTTTCGCAGCTACGACGTGAGGGCGCTGCTGGGCGAGGGCGAGAACGAGCTCAGCGCGCTGCTGGGCAACGGCTGGTATCGCGGACGTATCGCTTCGCTGCCCATCCACCGCGCCCAGAGCTACGGCGACAGGCTCGGCCTGCTCGCCCAACTCGAGCTCGAATACGCCGACGGCCGGCGCGTCACGATCGGCACAGACGAGAACTGGCGAACGGCGCCGTCGCGCATTCTCGCCAACGACTTCTACGACGGCCAGACGACAGAACTGCGGATGCCCGCCCGGCCACCGCTTCAGGCCCCCGTCGAGCGGCTCCACGCCGAAGTCGGCCGGCTCGATCTTGCCGTCGCGCCGCCCGTTCGCGAACTCGAGGCGATAGCCCCTGTCACCCTTCTCGACGGCTCCCCCGCCGTCATCGCCGACTTCGGCCGCAACCTCGTCGGCTGGGTGCGCCTGCGCGTCACGGCGCCCGCCGGAACGACGGTGACCATTCGTCACGCGGAAGTTCTGGATGGCGGCGCGCTCTCGATCCGCCCGCTGCGCTCCGCCGAGGCGACCGACCGCTACATACTGGCAGGGCACGCCGGTGAACTGCTCGAGCCGGTCTTCACCTACCACGGCTTCCGCTACGCGGAGATCTCCGGCCTGCCTCCCGAGGCGATAGTCGAGCTCGAAGCCGTTTCCCTCGGCAGCGCGCTGACACGCACCGGCTGGTTCGAGTGCTCCGACCCGGCGCTGTCGCAGCTGCATCAGAACGTCGTCAACAGCATGATCGGCAACTTTCTCGATGTTCCCACGGACTGCCCGCAGCGCGATGAGCGTCTGGGCTGGACCGGCGACATTCAGGTGTTCGCACCGACGGCATCCACGCTCTTCGATGTCTCCTCCTTCCTCGGAGGATGGCTCGAGTCGCTCGCTCTCGACCAGTTGCCCGATGGCACGGTGCCCGCCGTGGTGCCGCGGGTCTTTCCCGAGGAGACCACTCTCGCCGGCTGGGGAGACGCCGCCGTCGTCGTGCCGTGGGTGCTGTACCAGCGCTACGGTGACACCGGAGTGCTTCGGCGGCAGTATGCCAGCATGGTGGCCTGGGTCGAACGCGTACGCATTCTCGCCGGCCCCGAACTGCTCTGGCGCGGCGGTCAGCAACTGGGCGATTGGCTCGACCCGCTTGCCCCGCCGAACGATCCTGCCGCCGCTCAAGCCGATCCGGACGTTGTGGCCACCGCCTATTTCTTTCACTCGGTGGATCTGCTCTCGCAGAGCGCCGCGGCACTCGGCCTCGGTGATGACGAACGGCGCTACGCGACGCTGGCCGAACGCATCCGCTCTGCATTCTCTGCCGCGTACGTGCACGATGACGGACGCATCACGAGCGACTGCCAGACCGTGTACGCGATGGCGCTGGCCTGGGAGATGATCGACGACGCGGCGGTTCGATCGCGCTCCGGTGAGCGCCTGGCCGAACTCGTCGAGTCGCAGGGCTTCACCGTGGCGACGGGTTTTCTCGGAACGCCGGTCGTGCTGCTTGCGCTGAGCCTGGCCGGCCGCACCGATGACGCCTATCGCATGCTGACGACGCGCGCCTTCCCGAGCTGGCTCTACGCCGTGGACCTCGGCGCAACGACGATCTGGGAGCGCTGGGACAGCCTGCTTCCCGATGGTTCGGTCAATCCCGGGGAAATGACCTCGTTCAATCACTATGCCTTCGGTGCCGTGGCGAATTGGATGCACCGCACGATAGGCGGGCTGACCTCGCTCGCGCCCGCGTGCCGCACGGTGCGGGTGGCTCCGGTGCCCGGCGCGGGCCTCACGAGCGCTGTGATGAGCTACGACTCGCCCTACGGTCGCATCACCGCCGGGTGGAAGCTGGTCGAGCGCCGATTCGAGCTCGAGCTGCGCGTGCCGGTCGGCGTGACGGCGACGGTGGAACTGCCGGACGGCGCTGTCATCTCCGCCGTCGAACACGGCAGCTACAGCTACGCGACAGAAGTGGATGCCGCGGCACCCGCGGCGTGA
- a CDS encoding LacI family DNA-binding transcriptional regulator, translating to MRTNVGIRDVARAAGVSVGTVSNVLNYPDQVSAKTLAKVQQTMQSLGFVRNDLARQLRMGSGTAIGFVVVNVANPFFADLAHELEAAAEEAGHTVVLGSSDQNADREQRYIDLFDEQRVRGLLIVPQQGLTPRLSRLRASGTPVVLFDGNIDSSEVCSVGLDGEAGGYMAVRHLVDEGRRRLVVAGGPLTQIGDRLSGASRAAQETPGVTLSIIETDDLTVEEGRHVAERILAMPAEHRPDAVFAANDLLAIGLVQALILDRTLSIPRDIAVVGYDDIDFAASTVVPLSTIRQPRESLARAALELLEQEVAGEEHHTHGRHLLKPELIVRASSS from the coding sequence ATGAGAACCAACGTAGGCATCCGCGACGTCGCCCGTGCCGCCGGCGTGTCCGTGGGCACGGTCTCGAACGTGCTGAACTACCCGGACCAGGTGAGTGCGAAGACACTGGCCAAGGTGCAGCAGACCATGCAGTCCCTGGGCTTCGTGCGCAACGATCTCGCCCGCCAGCTTCGCATGGGCAGCGGCACGGCGATCGGCTTCGTCGTCGTGAACGTGGCCAACCCGTTCTTCGCCGATCTCGCCCACGAACTCGAGGCGGCGGCCGAGGAGGCCGGTCACACGGTCGTGCTCGGCTCCAGTGACCAGAACGCCGACCGCGAACAGCGCTACATCGATCTGTTCGACGAGCAGCGCGTGCGCGGACTGCTCATCGTTCCGCAGCAGGGTCTCACGCCACGGCTCAGCCGCTTGCGCGCGAGCGGCACTCCTGTGGTTCTCTTCGACGGCAACATCGATTCGAGCGAGGTGTGCTCGGTCGGGCTCGACGGCGAGGCGGGCGGATACATGGCGGTGCGGCACCTCGTCGACGAGGGCAGGCGACGACTGGTGGTCGCCGGTGGCCCGCTCACCCAGATCGGCGACCGCCTCTCCGGGGCATCCCGTGCCGCGCAGGAAACGCCGGGCGTGACGCTCTCCATCATCGAGACGGATGACCTCACGGTCGAAGAGGGAAGGCACGTCGCCGAGCGCATTCTGGCGATGCCCGCCGAACATCGACCGGATGCCGTCTTCGCCGCGAACGACCTGCTCGCCATCGGCCTGGTGCAGGCCCTCATCCTCGACCGAACGCTCTCGATTCCGCGGGATATCGCGGTGGTCGGTTACGACGACATCGACTTCGCGGCATCCACCGTCGTGCCGCTGAGCACCATTCGCCAGCCGCGGGAATCCCTGGCCCGTGCCGCGCTCGAATTGCTCGAGCAGGAGGTCGCCGGCGAGGAGCACCACACGCACGGCCGGCACCTGCTCAAGCCTGAACTGATCGTGCGCGCGAGCAGCAGCTAG
- a CDS encoding MarR family winged helix-turn-helix transcriptional regulator — protein sequence MTSSRHPQHSDRDNDESAAAQTALIDALGQGTFVAMGAFTRIAAEHDLSLTQLRVLGILRDRRLRMAQLADYLGLDKSTLSGLIERAERRGLVARTRNTEDKRAVDVFMTDAGHELAEKVQHDVRLVFAPLTDRLDAMQQRSLTETFRDTLGRER from the coding sequence ATGACGTCGAGCAGGCATCCGCAGCACTCAGACCGTGATAACGATGAGTCCGCTGCCGCGCAGACCGCCCTCATTGACGCGCTGGGCCAGGGCACATTCGTGGCCATGGGCGCGTTCACCCGAATCGCGGCGGAGCACGATCTCTCGCTCACCCAGTTGCGCGTACTTGGAATTCTGCGGGATCGCCGACTGCGCATGGCCCAGTTGGCGGACTATCTGGGGCTGGACAAGTCCACTCTTTCCGGCCTTATTGAGAGGGCCGAGCGGCGCGGCCTGGTCGCGCGCACCCGCAATACCGAGGACAAGCGGGCCGTCGACGTCTTCATGACGGATGCGGGGCACGAACTGGCCGAGAAGGTGCAGCACGATGTGCGCCTCGTCTTTGCTCCTCTGACCGATCGACTGGATGCGATGCAGCAGCGCTCGCTTACGGAAACCTTTCGCGACACCCTCGGGAGGGAGCGCTAG
- a CDS encoding quinone oxidoreductase family protein: MHAAVVTSFSAPPRFAEVAEPIASREGEEVVEVLAAALYPLVRSKANGSHYTSTRDLPLVPGMDAVVRDAQGQLRYAVLDDTVLGTMAERTVIDMDRSVVLPEHVDPIAVAAGMNPVMSSWVALRRRIDPQPARRILVLGATGNAGRMAVQVAKRFGASQVIAAGRNQALLNELSALGADVTTTLDELAVAADVDIVLDYLWGEPTVSALRAMIPQRTARSAPLTWIQIGSVAGQDAAIPSAALRSTQLQFLGSGMGSVAGHVFAEELPAIAQAITDGEFDIRTRVVPLAEVETAWAQSETGSAAERIVFVP; encoded by the coding sequence ATGCACGCGGCCGTTGTCACATCATTTTCTGCTCCACCTCGCTTCGCCGAGGTCGCGGAACCCATCGCCAGCCGCGAAGGGGAAGAGGTCGTGGAGGTTCTCGCCGCGGCGCTGTATCCCCTGGTTCGCTCGAAGGCGAACGGCTCGCACTACACCAGCACGCGCGACCTCCCGCTGGTGCCGGGGATGGACGCGGTGGTGCGCGATGCCCAGGGGCAGCTCCGATACGCGGTGCTCGACGACACCGTTCTGGGAACGATGGCCGAGCGCACCGTCATTGATATGGACCGCAGTGTCGTGCTTCCCGAGCATGTCGATCCGATAGCCGTCGCCGCGGGCATGAATCCCGTCATGTCGTCGTGGGTGGCACTGCGGCGTCGCATCGATCCGCAACCGGCACGACGCATCCTCGTTCTGGGTGCGACAGGAAATGCCGGCCGCATGGCCGTGCAGGTCGCCAAGCGCTTCGGTGCGTCACAGGTGATTGCGGCCGGTCGAAACCAAGCCCTCCTCAACGAGTTGAGCGCGCTTGGCGCCGACGTCACCACCACACTCGACGAGCTCGCTGTCGCGGCCGATGTCGACATCGTGCTCGACTATCTCTGGGGCGAGCCGACCGTGAGCGCCCTGCGAGCCATGATTCCGCAGAGAACAGCTCGCAGCGCACCGTTGACGTGGATTCAGATCGGCTCTGTCGCCGGCCAAGACGCCGCAATTCCGTCGGCTGCGCTGCGATCCACGCAACTCCAGTTCCTCGGCAGCGGCATGGGATCCGTTGCCGGACACGTCTTTGCCGAAGAGCTTCCGGCGATCGCCCAGGCGATCACCGACGGAGAATTCGACATTCGAACGCGAGTCGTGCCACTCGCCGAGGTCGAAACGGCGTGGGCACAGAGCGAGACCGGGTCCGCTGCCGAGAGGATCGTGTTCGTGCCGTGA
- a CDS encoding SDR family NAD(P)-dependent oxidoreductase, translating into MAQLPLTVIVGAAQGIGAEVARTLARSGPVVLADIRADAAAELAAELTASGAEARAHGVDVTNPESVAALVAATPGTRRLAIVAGAFSAGPSLELESAEFTRILSINLVGAYDVARQYSAAMIESGGGAIVAIGSIAARMPRLRQAAYSASKAGMRQAMRVLGLEVREQGVRINFVAPGPTQSPMMAELAADHTGIQLWEGELEAWRPRIPDGRVAQPQDVANAIEFLLSEKAAHISLHDLYVDGGESLGM; encoded by the coding sequence ATGGCGCAGTTGCCACTCACCGTCATCGTCGGAGCAGCACAGGGAATCGGCGCGGAGGTCGCGCGCACGCTGGCGCGATCCGGCCCCGTTGTTCTCGCCGATATACGTGCGGATGCCGCGGCCGAGCTGGCCGCTGAGCTCACGGCGAGCGGTGCCGAGGCGAGGGCCCACGGCGTCGACGTGACGAACCCGGAGTCCGTCGCGGCACTCGTGGCGGCGACGCCGGGAACGCGGCGGCTCGCGATAGTTGCCGGAGCGTTCTCTGCCGGGCCGTCACTCGAGCTGGAGTCTGCCGAGTTCACGCGCATCCTCAGCATCAATCTCGTGGGTGCCTACGATGTTGCGCGCCAGTATTCGGCGGCGATGATCGAATCGGGCGGCGGCGCGATAGTGGCCATCGGCTCGATCGCGGCGCGCATGCCGCGACTGCGCCAGGCCGCGTACAGCGCGTCGAAGGCCGGCATGCGGCAGGCCATGCGCGTGCTCGGACTCGAGGTGCGTGAGCAGGGCGTTCGCATCAACTTCGTGGCTCCCGGACCGACGCAGAGCCCGATGATGGCCGAACTTGCCGCCGACCATACGGGAATCCAGCTGTGGGAGGGCGAGCTGGAGGCCTGGCGCCCGCGCATCCCTGATGGCCGGGTGGCGCAGCCGCAGGATGTGGCGAATGCCATCGAGTTTCTGCTCTCGGAGAAGGCGGCGCACATCAGCCTGCACGACCTCTACGTCGACGGCGGCGAGAGCCTCGGCATGTGA
- a CDS encoding Gfo/Idh/MocA family protein, producing the protein MSTRLRFAMVGAGWWAHAAHLPALAAHPQIEFVAVCDPDAARADAAAREFGAPAAFTDVAEMLAAVDIDCAVVATPHTTHRPVVEALLRAGVDVLVEKPMTTTAEDAWALVQLARDLNRILSVGLTYQYAATASQVREVVAGEIGELVCVNAEFSSETEGLFSTVDPLSAQLDDASKPHGTTYSNPLLSGGGQGQTQLTHLLGSLLWNTGKQAEEVFAYMHNRGLTVDVVNALTFRLDGGTIGTATSTGTTPEGSPVRHRIRYHGTRAVLEHDLLKAEAWLFEAGGGIRHIENASELPAYARSAPVPAFVRLVRGEATNPAPADVAAASVSLIEAAYTSAAEHRPVEVRRGEIETS; encoded by the coding sequence GTGAGCACGCGGCTTCGCTTCGCGATGGTCGGGGCCGGGTGGTGGGCGCACGCGGCGCACCTGCCTGCGCTGGCGGCGCATCCGCAAATCGAGTTCGTGGCGGTCTGCGACCCGGATGCCGCGCGTGCGGATGCGGCGGCGCGCGAGTTCGGCGCGCCCGCCGCCTTCACCGACGTCGCGGAGATGCTCGCCGCTGTCGACATCGACTGTGCGGTCGTCGCCACTCCGCACACGACACATCGGCCCGTCGTCGAAGCCCTGCTGCGCGCCGGGGTCGACGTGCTGGTGGAGAAACCGATGACCACCACGGCCGAGGATGCGTGGGCGCTGGTGCAGCTCGCCCGCGATCTGAATCGCATCCTGTCGGTCGGCCTCACCTATCAATACGCGGCGACCGCTTCGCAAGTGCGGGAGGTGGTGGCGGGCGAGATCGGCGAGCTCGTGTGCGTCAATGCCGAGTTCTCCTCCGAGACCGAGGGGCTGTTCAGCACGGTGGACCCGCTCTCCGCCCAACTGGACGACGCGAGCAAGCCGCACGGAACGACGTATTCGAATCCGCTGCTCTCCGGCGGAGGCCAGGGGCAGACCCAGCTGACCCACCTTCTCGGAAGCCTGCTCTGGAACACCGGAAAGCAGGCGGAGGAGGTGTTCGCTTACATGCACAATCGCGGCCTGACGGTCGACGTCGTCAACGCGCTGACCTTCCGCCTCGACGGGGGCACGATCGGCACCGCCACCTCCACGGGCACCACGCCGGAGGGCTCGCCGGTTCGTCACCGCATTCGCTATCACGGCACGCGCGCTGTTCTCGAACACGATCTGCTCAAGGCCGAGGCGTGGCTGTTTGAGGCAGGGGGCGGCATCCGTCACATCGAGAATGCGTCCGAGCTGCCCGCATATGCGCGGTCTGCGCCGGTGCCGGCGTTTGTGCGTCTCGTGCGGGGTGAGGCCACCAACCCGGCACCGGCGGATGTCGCCGCGGCATCCGTCTCCCTTATTGAAGCCGCATACACCTCGGCGGCCGAGCATCGACCGGTCGAGGTTCGTCGCGGCGAGATTGAGACGAGTTAG